A single window of Synechococcus sp. CBW1004 DNA harbors:
- the moaB gene encoding molybdenum cofactor biosynthesis protein B: MSLAIALLTVSDTRTLAEDRSGEALQQRLEAAGHRLVERTLVPDDRYRIRSEISRWIADPTVQVVISSGGTGLTGRDGTPEAVAPLLDKTIEGFGELFRVLSFETIGTSTLQSRCLAGVANGTVIFVLPGSLDAVETAWDRLIHAQLEESTRPCNLVQLLPRLRE, translated from the coding sequence GTGTCGCTCGCCATCGCCCTGCTCACGGTGTCCGACACGCGCACCCTGGCGGAGGACCGCTCCGGTGAAGCGCTGCAGCAGCGACTGGAGGCGGCGGGTCACCGGCTGGTGGAACGCACCCTCGTGCCGGACGACCGCTACCGCATCCGCTCCGAGATCAGCCGCTGGATCGCCGATCCGACCGTGCAGGTGGTGATCAGCAGCGGCGGCACCGGCCTCACCGGCCGCGACGGCACCCCCGAGGCGGTGGCACCGCTTCTCGACAAGACGATCGAGGGCTTCGGCGAGCTGTTCCGCGTGCTCTCCTTCGAGACGATCGGCACGAGCACCCTGCAGAGCCGCTGCCTGGCAGGAGTGGCCAACGGCACCGTGATCTTCGTCCTGCCAGGTTCGCTCGATGCGGTGGAAACCGCCTGGGACCGGCTGATCCATGCCCAGCTCGAGGAGAGCACCCGGCCCTGCAATCTGGTGCAGTTGCTGCCCAGGCTGCGGGAGTGA
- a CDS encoding MoaD/ThiS family protein, with protein MASSPESGTSACVVKVRLFAGLRERAGWGERLVRVEGDPATPLLLWRQLRLVEAWSESSEQGAAAVGEPFHPPVPRGHQANEPTAATVRRAAPAEADRPRPDLVGGSPDREATGDGLPVGVRVAINQAFAAADTPLADGDELAFLPPISGG; from the coding sequence ATGGCCAGCTCTCCTGAAAGCGGCACCAGCGCCTGCGTGGTGAAGGTGCGCCTGTTCGCCGGGCTGAGGGAGCGTGCCGGCTGGGGCGAGCGGCTGGTGCGCGTGGAGGGTGACCCGGCAACACCGCTGCTGCTCTGGCGGCAGCTGCGGCTGGTCGAGGCCTGGAGCGAATCCAGCGAACAGGGTGCTGCGGCGGTTGGCGAGCCGTTCCACCCGCCTGTGCCGCGGGGGCATCAGGCGAACGAACCCACAGCGGCCACGGTTCGCCGCGCAGCGCCCGCCGAGGCGGACAGGCCCCGCCCGGATCTCGTCGGAGGCAGCCCCGATCGTGAGGCCACCGGCGATGGCCTGCCTGTGGGTGTGCGGGTGGCGATCAACCAGGCCTTCGCCGCGGCCGACACGCCCCTGGCCGACGGCGACGAGCTGGCCTTCCTGCCGCCGATCAGCGGCGGCTGA
- a CDS encoding molybdenum cofactor biosynthesis protein MoaE, with product MENSAHRAERPAEPMPSGSAAKHSGPAGRLLPGQHAGTSQPLSAAPGQSLAPHGAGAELELRLSEEPFSPLDVLGRWQQRLAQRPQGAPAAESHFLGRVRAIGGAGECVAALELEHYPGMTEAQIELLARNAAVRHGVVAVLVWHRVGRVLPGETIVLVAVAADRRGPAQRCGQELLEALKHEAPFWKRELRPDGTGHWVQGNTAL from the coding sequence ATGGAGAACAGCGCCCACCGAGCCGAACGACCGGCCGAGCCCATGCCATCCGGATCGGCGGCGAAGCACTCTGGCCCCGCCGGCCGGCTGCTGCCGGGGCAGCACGCCGGGACGAGCCAGCCCCTGAGCGCCGCTCCTGGGCAGAGCCTGGCTCCCCACGGCGCTGGCGCTGAACTGGAGCTGCGGCTCAGCGAGGAACCCTTCAGCCCCCTGGACGTGCTGGGTCGCTGGCAGCAGCGGCTGGCGCAACGGCCGCAGGGAGCGCCGGCCGCCGAAAGCCATTTCCTCGGGCGGGTGCGGGCCATCGGCGGGGCGGGCGAGTGCGTCGCGGCGCTGGAGCTGGAGCACTACCCCGGCATGACCGAGGCCCAGATCGAGCTCCTGGCCCGCAACGCCGCCGTGCGCCATGGCGTCGTTGCGGTGCTGGTGTGGCACCGGGTGGGCCGGGTGCTCCCCGGCGAGACGATCGTGCTGGTGGCGGTGGCGGCCGATCGGCGCGGCCCCGCCCAGCGCTGCGGCCAGGAGCTGCTCGAAGCGCTCAAGCATGAGGCCCCGTTCTGGAAGCGGGAGCTGCGCCCCGACGGCACGGGTCACTGGGTGCAGGGCAACACGGCGTTGTGA